One region of Thalassophryne amazonica chromosome 16, fThaAma1.1, whole genome shotgun sequence genomic DNA includes:
- the rasd2 gene encoding GTP-binding protein Rhes codes for MNTTENLYLPVDAIFEMFQSLIDQVNITHAVLQSATRAPVLQQPKVSNKSKTGMGIIKSVKGRWAPRESDRPLSSGNRQGSFDHIPKRSVDLPELGLIKTRNCYRIVVLGGPKVGKTNIVQRFLGGEFEERYEPTTEDFYRKLFHIGEHAYQVDVLDAAHERDFPAKRRLTILTGDIFLLVFSVDDRQSFKEVCDLLAEIRAAKTKLLKLKHAAAVPAVVCGNKADLDAQCKTVSRSEVTQILGEDTPFFETSAKDGTGLEGAFRALAELGGLPAETSPSRHQTVSILTYQSLCVGQQSRRRGSRARGVCAPCAAVDPLACRPSFTSDLRLVIGSSKHNKPERCQIQ; via the exons ATGAACACAACTGAGAACCTTTACCTTCCCGTTGATGCCATCTTCGAAATGTTCCAATCGCTAATCGACCAAGTGAACATTACGCACGCTGTTCTGCAGAGCGCAACCCGCGCGCCAGTCCTCCAGCAACCTAAAGTGTCAAACAAATCCAAGACAGGCATGGGCATCATCAAAAGCGTTAAAGGGCGGTGGGCACCAAGAGAATCAGATCGACCTTTAAGCTCTGGCAATCGACAAGGATCGTTTGATCACATCCCCAAGCGGTCCGTGGATCTGCCCGAGCTGGGTCTGATCAAGACGAGGAACTGTTACAGGATAGTTGTGCTTGGCGGACCGAAAGTGGGTAAAACGAACATCGTCCAGCGGTTCTTGGGTGGCGAGTTTGAAGAACGATATGAACCCACGACCGAGGACTTCTACAGAAAACTGTTCCACATAGGAGAGCACGCGTACCAAGTTGATGTTCTGGACGCAGCGCATGAAAGAGACTTCCCGGCCAAGCGCAGGTTGACCATCTTAACAG GTGACATCTTCCTGCTCGTCTTCAGCGTGGATGACAGACAGTCCTTCAAAGAGGTTTGTGATCTACTCGCCGAGATCCGAGCTGCAAAAACAAAGCTCCTGAAGCTAAAACACgctgcggcggtgccagccgtcGTATGCGGCAACAAAGCGGACCTGGACGCGCAGTGCAAAACCGTCAGCCGGTCAGAGGTGACGCAGATCCTCGGTGAGGACACGCCGTTTTTCGAAACCTCCGCTAAAGACGGTACCGGACTGGAAGGCGCGTTCAGAGCGCTCGCCGAACTGGGCGGACTGCCCGCGGAGACCAGCCCGTCCCGGCACCAGACAGTCTCCATCCTCACCTACCAGTCGCTGTGCGTCGGACAGCAAAGCAGGAGGAGAGGGAGCCGCGCGCGCGGAGTGTGCGCGCCCTGCGCCGCCGTGGATCCCCTCGCGTGCCGCCCGAGCTTCACCAGCGACCTGCGGCTGGTGATCGGGTCGAGTAAACACAACAAACCCGAGAGGTGTCAGATTCAATGA